From the genome of Verrucomicrobiota bacterium, one region includes:
- a CDS encoding DUF1080 domain-containing protein — translation MNAFSAVPSVALTRRRFLQICCVEAGTFRVALGASRAPGTNQQPVNSIPISPRDEVIRLFTGKDLTGLYGWLKDTNYDDPKKVFSVQDGILRISGEVDGYLATAKGYRDYHLIVEYKWGEKTYGAKTVRNSGILLHAVGPDGNRSPWMASIECQVAQGCVGDFIVIRGKDADGSTIPVTITSDTILGPDKRTRWKKGGQPTVYSGRQFWWSLHDPEFQELIDTRGKHDVESPLGEWTRVECICDGNRITVVVNGTTVNECYDVFPSSGKILLESEGFEILFRKFELYPLNKP, via the coding sequence ATGAACGCGTTCTCCGCTGTGCCTTCGGTGGCCTTGACGCGCCGCCGGTTCCTCCAGATTTGCTGCGTCGAAGCCGGCACATTTCGGGTCGCGCTCGGAGCGAGTCGCGCTCCAGGCACGAACCAGCAACCTGTCAACAGCATCCCCATCAGCCCGCGCGACGAGGTGATCCGGCTTTTTACCGGAAAGGACCTCACCGGCCTGTACGGGTGGCTGAAGGACACGAATTACGACGATCCCAAAAAGGTCTTCAGCGTGCAGGACGGTATCCTCCGAATTTCTGGAGAGGTCGATGGGTATCTCGCCACGGCGAAGGGTTATCGCGATTATCATCTGATCGTCGAATACAAATGGGGCGAGAAAACCTACGGCGCAAAGACCGTGCGGAATTCCGGCATCCTCCTCCACGCCGTCGGCCCGGACGGCAACCGCAGCCCCTGGATGGCCTCCATCGAATGCCAGGTCGCGCAGGGCTGCGTCGGCGATTTCATCGTGATCCGCGGCAAGGATGCGGATGGCTCGACGATCCCCGTGACCATCACCAGTGACACGATTCTCGGACCGGACAAACGCACGCGTTGGAAGAAGGGGGGCCAGCCCACGGTCTATTCGGGCAGACAATTCTGGTGGTCGCTCCATGATCCGGAGTTCCAAGAACTCATCGACACGCGCGGCAAGCACGACGTGGAAAGCCCGCTTGGCGAATGGACGCGCGTCGAGTGCATCTGCGATGGCAACCGCATCACCGTGGTGGTCAATGGCACAACGGTCAATGAGTGTTACGACGTCTTTCCATCCTCTGGAAAAATCCTGCTCGAATCCGAGGGCTTCGAAATCCTGTTTCGCAAATTCGAGCTTTATCCCCTCAACAAGCCATGA
- a CDS encoding Gfo/Idh/MocA family oxidoreductase yields MKTRTATSVSRRQFLKTSSAAVVSGAVAARELIPGRVHAAGNDVLRVGLIGCGGRGTGAAAQALKADAHVKLVSLGDAFTDRLQTSLSTLQNQKEIAHKIEVPPDRCFVGFDAYQSVLASGVDVVLLATPPHFRPMHLKAAIDAGKHVFAEKPVAVDAPGVRSVLAACEEAKQKKLSVVSGLCLRYSSGFRETIQRIHDGALGEIRALQANDYRGSIWVKPRQPGWTDMEWHMRNWYYFTWLSGDFNVEQHVHYLDVCAWIMNDEYPVSAVGMGGRQVRNAPEHGNIFDHHSVIYEYANEVKLFSNCRQQARCRNDIAGYVFGEKGTAEVSERRLRISAGTSWSYDSKQKDDFYQTEHNELFASIRSGQPINNGEYMAKSTLLAIMGRMATYTGQSITWEQAMNSQENLSPKTYAWDAEPPESPIAIPGLTKFI; encoded by the coding sequence ATGAAGACAAGAACCGCAACTTCCGTTTCCCGCCGCCAATTTCTCAAAACTTCGAGCGCTGCCGTTGTGTCAGGCGCCGTGGCCGCTCGGGAACTCATCCCTGGCCGCGTGCACGCGGCTGGCAACGATGTCCTGCGCGTTGGGTTGATCGGTTGCGGCGGACGCGGCACGGGCGCCGCCGCGCAAGCGCTCAAAGCCGACGCCCACGTCAAATTGGTCTCACTCGGCGACGCCTTCACGGATCGATTGCAAACCAGCCTGTCCACGCTTCAGAACCAGAAGGAAATCGCCCATAAAATCGAGGTGCCTCCGGACCGCTGTTTCGTCGGGTTCGACGCCTACCAAAGCGTGCTGGCAAGCGGGGTGGACGTGGTGTTGTTGGCCACGCCGCCACACTTTCGTCCGATGCATCTGAAGGCGGCGATCGATGCCGGCAAGCACGTGTTCGCTGAGAAACCGGTCGCCGTCGATGCGCCCGGCGTGCGCTCCGTGCTGGCCGCTTGCGAAGAGGCGAAACAGAAGAAACTCTCGGTCGTTTCCGGCCTTTGCCTGCGTTACTCCTCCGGCTTTCGGGAAACGATCCAGCGCATCCACGACGGCGCGCTGGGGGAAATCCGCGCGTTGCAAGCAAACGATTATCGCGGCTCGATCTGGGTCAAACCGCGCCAGCCGGGTTGGACCGACATGGAATGGCACATGCGCAACTGGTACTACTTCACCTGGCTCAGCGGCGACTTCAACGTCGAGCAACACGTCCATTACCTCGATGTCTGCGCCTGGATCATGAACGACGAATACCCCGTCAGCGCAGTCGGCATGGGCGGACGCCAGGTCCGCAACGCGCCTGAGCACGGCAACATTTTCGATCATCACTCGGTGATTTATGAATACGCGAACGAGGTGAAACTCTTCAGCAATTGCCGCCAGCAAGCGCGGTGTCGCAACGACATCGCGGGCTACGTTTTCGGCGAGAAAGGCACGGCTGAAGTCTCCGAGCGTCGCTTGCGGATTTCGGCCGGCACGTCCTGGAGTTACGACAGCAAGCAGAAGGACGATTTCTACCAGACCGAACACAACGAATTATTCGCCAGCATTCGAAGCGGGCAGCCGATCAACAATGGCGAGTACATGGCCAAGAGCACGCTCCTGGCAATCATGGGCCGCATGGCGACCTACACGGGCCAATCGATCACTTGGGAGCAAGCGATGAACTCGCAGGAGAATCTGAGTCCAAAGACTTACGCGTGGGATGCTGAACCGCCGGAGTCACCAATCGCCATTCCAGGTCTGACGAAATTCATTTGA
- a CDS encoding DUF4159 domain-containing protein, with product MFMRRSPWLWMLALLGTGVALAQRYRGGWGGGEGWIPEDAPIRTAREVPTHSTEFPRWTNAPGFEKDVFTFVRVRYHRDWSGPRRAGYCFIDFPDSDLDMSYRLQQLTSMKVDPDGRVLSLTEPELFELPWLYMVEPGALRFSEAEVQALRKYLLNGGFLMADDFWGPLEWENFEREMKRVLPDREFVELPMDHPIFHSVFPLRVSKNELQVPNYWTGENSQHTGVTWEYHDGEECRDVHIRALFDERGRMIVIACHNTDNGDGWEREQEFHYFFREFSEKRAYPLGINIIFYAMTH from the coding sequence ATGTTCATGAGACGGAGCCCGTGGCTTTGGATGCTGGCTTTGCTGGGCACGGGAGTAGCGCTCGCCCAACGCTATCGCGGCGGCTGGGGCGGGGGTGAAGGCTGGATTCCGGAGGACGCGCCGATTCGCACCGCGCGCGAAGTGCCCACGCACAGCACGGAGTTTCCGCGTTGGACGAACGCGCCGGGTTTCGAGAAAGACGTCTTCACGTTTGTGCGCGTGCGCTACCACCGGGATTGGTCTGGACCGCGCCGTGCTGGCTACTGCTTCATCGATTTTCCCGACAGCGATCTGGATATGTCCTATCGGCTGCAGCAATTAACCTCCATGAAAGTCGATCCGGACGGGCGCGTGCTGAGTCTGACGGAGCCGGAGTTGTTCGAGTTACCGTGGCTTTACATGGTTGAACCGGGCGCGTTGCGCTTCAGCGAGGCGGAAGTCCAGGCCTTGCGGAAGTATCTGCTCAATGGCGGCTTTCTCATGGCCGACGACTTCTGGGGTCCGCTGGAATGGGAGAATTTCGAGCGCGAGATGAAACGCGTCCTGCCCGACCGCGAATTCGTCGAGTTGCCCATGGATCACCCGATTTTTCACAGTGTCTTCCCGCTGCGTGTTTCCAAAAATGAATTGCAGGTTCCCAATTATTGGACGGGCGAGAACAGCCAGCACACCGGCGTGACGTGGGAATACCATGACGGCGAGGAATGCCGGGACGTGCACATCCGCGCGCTTTTTGATGAGAGAGGGCGGATGATCGTGATTGCCTGCCACAACACGGACAACGGCGACGGCTGGGAGCGCGAGCAGGAGTTCCACTACTTCTTCCGCGAATTCTCGGAGAAACGCGCCTATCCACTCGGCATCAATATCATTTTCTACGCGATGACGCACTGA
- a CDS encoding S9 family peptidase, translated as MPGYARYQRMSRELTNAVKLGALTVTWKEGGKSFEYEKDGKRYVYSIAERKATEVEKPAKPSTRSGEAGTRGRRGRGNPPERGRQYTSALSPDGKFKAFYRDRNLWLSDTNGANEFAVTTDGSDKTRVKYGTASWVYGEELFQNTAMWWSTNSKKLAFYRFDESHVPDYYLTLNQTNIQSKVDVEPYTKTGSTNPVVDLLIYDLATKKSVQVDVRDGTPFDNSVVGHYVYGISWTADGRELLFHRTNRRQNILEFCGADPETGKTRVIIREEWLPSWVENLPPQRFLKDGRRFIWTSERTGWRNLFLYDLSGRLIATITNHPFEVGDVIHVDETAGLVFYTARSGDNPMKPQLHSVSLDGKGGRCLTDPRLHHTVNVAPSGQHFIDVAQTHDSPPVTSLRDADGKLVAELARSDMTKFKKLGLKPVELLKFKAADGDTDLYGMLHRPSNFKPFKKYPLLVSVYAGPGTTGARETFTLPNVLTEFGFLVATFDSRSASGRGKRFLDAIYLKFGQVEIDDQTAGVKSLWNRRYVDKKRVGIFGTSYGGTASATCLMRYPDVFHVACSSSPVTDYRNYDTIYTERYMWLPQENKEAYDAASLMTHVKNLKGRLMLFYGTADNNVHPSNTLQLIHALQRAGKSIEVQVGPDQGHAAINRDRMMEFFIENLIPR; from the coding sequence ATGCCGGGTTACGCGAGGTATCAGAGAATGAGCCGCGAGCTCACCAACGCGGTCAAACTCGGCGCGCTCACCGTCACTTGGAAGGAGGGTGGAAAATCCTTCGAGTATGAGAAGGACGGCAAGCGCTACGTTTACAGCATCGCGGAACGCAAAGCCACGGAGGTTGAAAAACCGGCGAAACCTTCCACACGAAGCGGCGAAGCCGGAACTCGTGGTCGTCGCGGACGCGGCAATCCGCCGGAGCGCGGACGCCAATACACTTCCGCTCTTTCCCCGGACGGCAAATTCAAGGCGTTCTATCGCGACCGCAACCTCTGGCTGAGCGACACCAATGGCGCGAACGAGTTTGCCGTCACGACCGATGGCAGCGACAAAACCCGCGTCAAGTACGGCACGGCAAGCTGGGTCTACGGCGAAGAGCTATTCCAAAACACCGCCATGTGGTGGTCCACGAACAGCAAAAAACTTGCTTTCTACCGCTTCGACGAAAGCCACGTGCCGGATTATTATCTCACGCTCAACCAAACCAATATTCAGAGCAAAGTCGACGTTGAGCCTTATACCAAGACCGGATCGACCAACCCCGTGGTGGACCTCCTCATCTACGACCTCGCGACAAAGAAATCCGTCCAGGTCGATGTCCGCGACGGAACGCCCTTTGATAACTCCGTCGTCGGCCATTATGTCTATGGCATCTCCTGGACGGCGGACGGCCGCGAGTTGCTTTTCCACCGCACGAACCGGCGGCAAAACATCCTCGAATTCTGCGGGGCCGACCCGGAGACGGGCAAAACGCGCGTCATCATTCGGGAGGAATGGCTCCCGAGTTGGGTCGAGAATCTGCCGCCCCAACGCTTTCTCAAAGACGGTCGGCGCTTTATCTGGACCTCCGAACGCACCGGGTGGCGGAATCTGTTCCTTTATGACCTGAGCGGCAGACTGATCGCCACCATCACGAATCATCCCTTTGAGGTCGGCGACGTGATCCATGTGGACGAGACGGCGGGACTGGTTTTCTACACGGCACGCAGCGGCGACAATCCGATGAAGCCTCAGCTTCATTCCGTGAGCCTGGACGGAAAGGGGGGTCGCTGCCTGACCGATCCCAGACTACACCACACCGTGAATGTCGCGCCCAGCGGGCAGCACTTTATCGACGTTGCCCAAACGCACGATTCACCTCCTGTGACGAGCCTCCGGGACGCGGACGGTAAACTCGTGGCCGAACTCGCCCGAAGCGATATGACGAAGTTCAAGAAACTCGGCCTCAAGCCGGTCGAGCTGCTCAAGTTCAAGGCAGCCGATGGCGACACCGATCTCTACGGGATGCTGCACCGCCCCTCGAATTTCAAGCCGTTCAAAAAATATCCGCTTCTCGTCAGCGTTTACGCAGGCCCAGGCACGACCGGCGCGCGCGAAACGTTCACCTTGCCCAACGTGCTGACGGAATTCGGCTTCCTCGTCGCCACCTTTGATTCCCGCAGCGCGAGCGGGCGCGGCAAACGCTTCCTCGACGCGATTTACTTGAAGTTCGGCCAGGTGGAAATCGACGACCAGACGGCCGGAGTGAAATCACTGTGGAACCGGCGTTACGTGGACAAGAAGCGCGTCGGCATCTTTGGCACGTCTTACGGCGGCACCGCCTCCGCCACGTGTCTGATGCGATATCCGGACGTTTTTCACGTGGCTTGTTCTTCGTCGCCAGTCACGGACTATCGCAACTACGACACGATCTACACGGAGCGTTATATGTGGCTGCCGCAGGAAAACAAGGAAGCCTATGACGCCGCCAGTCTGATGACCCACGTGAAAAACCTCAAAGGCCGCCTGATGCTGTTCTACGGAACGGCGGACAACAACGTGCATCCGTCAAACACGCTGCAACTCATTCACGCTTTGCAGCGTGCAGGAAAGAGCATCGAAGTGCAGGTCGGCCCGGACCAGGGGCACGCCGCCATCAACCGCGATCGCATGATGGAGTTTTTTATCGAAAACCTGATTCCGAGATGA
- a CDS encoding type II secretion system protein produces MKRHAATRNPRRVGFTLIELLVVTAIVAILTAMLLPAVSRAKAKARQINCLSNARQLAAAVMLYVDEHHEIFPPSADYNVPTHDPNRIWPVKVLPYVPNTEVFSCPSAANRSFSADWATRGAGSIGYTTATAYDQTENEGFSTPTRVSMIESPTLTPLFGDTPNGPVSEKYRGFTFDPYNGQPNSSDPRLGAPLIADRDLVKELSDLPPSALKPLIARHSGLVILLFADGHASAYTTAAVLGQNKGAGLHWRFRAPHSPGPQSAP; encoded by the coding sequence ATGAAACGACACGCTGCCACAAGGAATCCGCGGCGCGTCGGCTTCACACTGATCGAACTGCTGGTCGTCACGGCCATTGTCGCGATCCTGACAGCCATGCTGTTGCCCGCCGTCAGCCGCGCGAAAGCGAAGGCCCGGCAAATCAATTGCCTCTCGAACGCCCGGCAACTCGCCGCTGCCGTCATGCTCTACGTCGATGAGCACCATGAAATCTTCCCGCCGTCGGCCGACTACAATGTCCCCACCCATGATCCGAATCGGATCTGGCCGGTCAAAGTTCTGCCTTATGTGCCGAACACGGAAGTGTTCAGTTGCCCGAGTGCGGCAAACCGGTCCTTTTCGGCAGACTGGGCCACGCGCGGCGCAGGCTCGATCGGATACACCACCGCGACAGCTTACGATCAGACAGAAAATGAAGGCTTCTCCACCCCCACACGCGTTTCCATGATCGAGAGTCCGACACTGACGCCGCTGTTCGGAGACACACCAAACGGTCCGGTGAGCGAGAAGTATCGCGGCTTCACGTTTGACCCGTACAACGGCCAGCCAAACTCATCCGATCCGAGGCTCGGCGCGCCGCTGATCGCAGACCGCGATCTGGTGAAGGAGCTATCCGATTTGCCGCCTTCAGCCCTGAAACCTCTCATCGCGCGGCACTCGGGATTGGTGATCCTCCTGTTTGCCGATGGCCACGCGAGCGCATATACGACTGCAGCCGTTCTCGGCCAAAACAAAGGCGCCGGGCTTCACTGGCGATTCCGCGCCCCGCATTCGCCGGGCCCACAGTCTGCGCCCTGA